Genomic DNA from Cyanobacteriota bacterium:
AGTAGCATCAATAGCCCTATCATCAATGACCGAGGCTGCTTTTCCTTATAATATTCATAAGCAAGAAAAATAAAAATTGCAGCTAATAATATTATAGATTTAAAGTTACAACAAAGCATTAAACCAAAAAGACATCCACTAAGTACAAAAACCAAGACTTTTGTAGTTTTTTGGTTTATTACGAAAAGATAGAACCCAAGTAAAGCAAACACCGTCTGTAACAGATCAGGTCTAATCTCAATAGAAGCCACCTGAGTTATATGCCACATCGTAACAACCATAGTAGTTAGTAAAGCTAAACTATTTGTCTTCAAGAAAAATTTTGCAATCAAAAAAACCAAAATAAATATCAATAGACTTGTAAAAAAAGAATAATGTCTAAAAATAATTAAAGTCTCAAAACTAGCTGGTTCATTAATCTTAGTCAATATGAAGCTATTTAATAGTGTATAAATTGGTCCATGATGATCAAAGAAATCTCTATAAATCATGAGTCCATTAAATTGATTCCAGGCATTGTGAACATGTTGAAACTCATCCTGACTAAAGAAGTTATAAGTTATATTTCTATATAGAACAAAGATATTATTGACAAGAATCAATATTGGAAGAATCAGCCAAAGATTCTTACTAGACTTCTCGCGAAAGTCCTCTTTGTCTTTACTAACGGAACTAGTGCGCCGCACCGTTCCGACCTTTTTTGTGTCGACATCACTAGCAAAACGGGGTTTTGCAGGATGTCTACTATCTTTTACCACAAAGCCTCCCAAGCATCATCACTATAATTTGATAGCAAACTATAAATGGATATACAAAACTAATAAAAGAATCACCATAAGCCCTTTTTCTGAAGCTAATAGGAGTTTGAAGGAATCTCATATTCTTATGGCTAGCATCCAACAAAAGTTGTTGAGTGTAATTATAATCACCTTGAAAGTCGAAGCATGATAAATATTGTCTGTTAAGTCCAAATAAACCAGGCTGACCATCTTCAATATTCCAACCAGTAATAAAGCTCATTATTTTATTAAATACTTTATTGCCAATCAATCTAATCAAAGGCATTTTGTACTCTAATCCAAGGAACCTATTGCCATAAACCAAATCTATTTGATCTGTTTCTAGTAAGTTCATTAGTTTAAGTATGTCTTTTGCGTCATGTTGAAGATCAGCATCTATTTTAATCACAAAATCAGCACCATGTAGCTTAGCATAATTCAATCCCGTTCTAACAGCAGCTCCTAGTCCCCTATTTTTAGTATGCGTGATTATTTTATCAACTTCTATCTTTTCCAATTCCTGTCTAGTTTTATCCGTTGATCCATCATTAATAATTATGATCCGTGTCTTGTATTTATTTTTTAAGCTACTAAGAACTTCTTTGATTTCGGATATAGCCAGAACCACACTGGCTTCTTCGTTAAACACTGGTATCAAAACAAATAAGCAAGGGGCCATGCCTCCATCGTTCTGTTTCTGTAATAATTCGTTAACTGACATTGTCTAATATATCTATCTTTAGGTATTAAGATCTTAGCAAGTCATAGAATTCCCCTTATTTCTTAAAGGATTTACTCTAGAGCGAGTATAAAACTATAA
This window encodes:
- a CDS encoding glycosyltransferase family 2 protein — encoded protein: MSVNELLQKQNDGGMAPCLFVLIPVFNEEASVVLAISEIKEVLSSLKNKYKTRIIIINDGSTDKTRQELEKIEVDKIITHTKNRGLGAAVRTGLNYAKLHGADFVIKIDADLQHDAKDILKLMNLLETDQIDLVYGNRFLGLEYKMPLIRLIGNKVFNKIMSFITGWNIEDGQPGLFGLNRQYLSCFDFQGDYNYTQQLLLDASHKNMRFLQTPISFRKRAYGDSFISFVYPFIVCYQIIVMMLGRLCGKR